A window of Corallococcus macrosporus DSM 14697 contains these coding sequences:
- a CDS encoding HAD family hydrolase, protein MLLRAVIFDLDGTLVDSLGDIADATNHALAHHGLPTHPESAYLRFVGSGVRELIRRAVPAGQDALIEPVLATYKAYYDDHLFDRTVHYPGIPELLAALAEQGARLAVLSNKSDGFVKRLVARLLPRVPFAAVYGERPELPRKPDPAAALALASELGVPPSACAFVGDSSIDMDTARAAGMYAVGVAWGFREVHELRAHGARAVAATAAELLSALRDARP, encoded by the coding sequence ATGCTGCTCCGTGCCGTCATCTTCGACTTGGATGGGACCCTGGTGGACTCGCTGGGGGACATCGCCGACGCGACGAACCACGCGCTGGCCCACCACGGCCTGCCCACCCACCCGGAGTCCGCCTACCTGCGCTTCGTGGGCAGCGGTGTCCGGGAGTTGATTCGCCGCGCGGTGCCCGCGGGCCAGGACGCGCTCATCGAGCCGGTGCTGGCCACCTACAAGGCCTACTACGACGACCACCTCTTCGACCGCACCGTCCACTATCCGGGCATCCCGGAGCTGCTGGCCGCGCTGGCGGAGCAGGGCGCGCGGCTGGCGGTGCTCAGCAACAAGTCGGACGGCTTCGTGAAGCGGCTGGTCGCGCGTCTGTTGCCGCGGGTGCCCTTCGCGGCCGTGTACGGCGAGCGGCCGGAGCTGCCGCGCAAGCCGGACCCGGCGGCGGCCCTGGCGCTGGCCTCGGAGCTGGGCGTGCCGCCCTCGGCCTGCGCCTTCGTGGGGGACTCGTCCATCGACATGGACACGGCGCGCGCGGCGGGGATGTACGCCGTGGGCGTGGCCTGGGGCTTCCGGGAGGTGCACGAGCTGCGAGCCCATGGCGCTCGCGCGGTGGCCGCCACCGCGGCGGAGTTGCTGTCCGCGCTGCGGGACGCCAGGCCCTGA
- a CDS encoding ATP-binding protein translates to MKTETRAVRIAGGGPAPESFQALFEALDAPAAMCDPALRLVSVNAAFRRFCADQHASVEEVARTLAGASVPADGASCDVELLPDLPGVVLTLSRRGDVVAVRARNEPELSRNRLVVAERALLEQARTEGVLLDLGRSVAEAGGEEELVAAVARGVKELFPGRSFCIRITDARTGGLTSLYAEGRLKEGAHEPLVLMERAVEKTSLDRASLPGDRVAVLSEVPLLFQDSTHGVSAPLVASGQLFGAINMEYPAGFVSDVPHDERVLLQLANQVAVAVKNAKLIDELTFVRKYLEDLLEKANALILVANRDKQVVVFNQALSALTGFGKEEVLGRDFFWLIPESEHLRLNQVIGAAIRGEPVNSFETRLLTRNGAEVRVSFATSSKLSQHGEVEGVIAIGQDITVVKELEKRIIHAEKLASIGQLAASVVHEINNPMTAVATYADALLQRSRMTPGANPADQEKLRKILESSHRILRFTRDLVSYARPAQDRPERVQLNAVVDMAVGFCEHVVSQARVSVQREYAELPPLSAVRANLVQVFVNLITNACHAMPPGGSVILATGRDGQDAVVKVRDTGTGIDPKHLQRIFEPFFTTKPEGKGTGLGLSICQGIVENHGGRMTVESTLGEGTTFIVRLPLQQG, encoded by the coding sequence ATGAAGACTGAGACCCGAGCCGTGCGAATCGCCGGCGGCGGCCCTGCCCCGGAGTCCTTCCAGGCCCTCTTCGAGGCGCTGGACGCCCCCGCGGCCATGTGTGACCCGGCCCTGCGGCTGGTGTCCGTCAACGCCGCCTTCCGCCGCTTCTGCGCGGACCAGCACGCCTCCGTGGAGGAGGTGGCGCGCACCCTGGCCGGCGCCAGCGTGCCCGCGGATGGCGCGAGCTGTGACGTGGAGCTGCTGCCCGACCTGCCCGGCGTGGTGCTGACGCTGTCCCGCCGGGGGGACGTGGTGGCCGTCCGCGCGCGCAACGAGCCGGAGCTGTCCCGCAACCGGCTGGTGGTGGCGGAGCGGGCGCTGCTGGAGCAGGCGCGCACCGAGGGCGTGTTGCTGGACCTGGGCCGCAGCGTGGCCGAGGCCGGCGGCGAGGAGGAGCTGGTCGCCGCGGTGGCGCGCGGCGTGAAGGAGCTGTTCCCCGGGCGCTCGTTCTGCATCCGCATCACCGACGCGCGCACGGGGGGCCTCACGTCGCTCTACGCGGAGGGCCGGCTGAAGGAGGGCGCGCACGAGCCGCTGGTGCTGATGGAGCGCGCGGTGGAGAAGACGAGCCTGGACCGCGCGTCGCTGCCCGGGGACCGCGTGGCGGTGCTGAGCGAAGTCCCCCTGCTGTTCCAGGACAGCACCCACGGTGTGAGCGCGCCGCTGGTGGCCAGCGGGCAGCTCTTCGGCGCCATCAACATGGAGTACCCGGCGGGCTTCGTCTCCGACGTGCCGCACGACGAGCGGGTGCTGCTCCAGCTCGCGAACCAGGTGGCGGTGGCGGTGAAGAACGCGAAGCTCATCGACGAGCTGACGTTCGTCCGCAAGTACCTGGAGGACCTGCTGGAGAAGGCCAACGCCCTCATCCTGGTGGCGAACCGGGACAAGCAGGTCGTCGTCTTCAACCAGGCGCTGAGCGCGCTCACCGGCTTCGGCAAGGAGGAGGTGCTGGGCCGGGACTTCTTCTGGCTCATCCCGGAGAGCGAGCACCTGCGGCTCAACCAGGTCATTGGCGCGGCGATTCGCGGCGAGCCGGTGAACAGCTTCGAGACGCGGCTGCTGACGCGCAACGGCGCGGAGGTGCGCGTCTCCTTCGCCACGTCCTCCAAGCTCTCCCAGCACGGGGAGGTGGAGGGCGTCATCGCCATCGGGCAGGACATCACGGTGGTGAAGGAGCTGGAGAAGCGCATCATCCACGCGGAGAAGCTGGCCTCCATCGGGCAGCTCGCCGCCAGCGTGGTGCACGAAATCAACAACCCGATGACGGCGGTGGCCACGTACGCGGACGCGCTGCTGCAGCGCTCGCGGATGACGCCGGGGGCCAACCCGGCGGACCAGGAGAAGCTGCGCAAAATCCTGGAGAGCAGCCACCGCATCCTGCGCTTCACCCGAGATTTGGTCAGCTACGCGCGCCCGGCGCAGGACCGGCCGGAGCGGGTGCAGCTCAACGCCGTCGTGGACATGGCGGTGGGCTTCTGTGAGCACGTGGTGTCCCAGGCGCGCGTCAGCGTGCAGCGCGAGTACGCCGAGCTGCCGCCGCTGTCCGCGGTGCGCGCCAACCTGGTGCAGGTGTTCGTCAACCTCATCACCAACGCGTGCCACGCCATGCCGCCGGGCGGCTCCGTCATCCTGGCCACGGGGCGTGACGGCCAGGACGCGGTGGTGAAGGTGCGCGACACGGGCACGGGCATCGACCCCAAGCACCTGCAGCGCATCTTCGAGCCCTTCTTCACCACCAAGCCGGAAGGCAAGGGCACCGGCCTGGGCCTCTCCATCTGCCAGGGCATCGTGGAGAACCACGGGGGCCGGATGACGGTGGAGAGCACCCTGGGCGAGGGCACCACCTTCATCGTCCGCCTGCCGCTCCAGCAGGGCTGA
- a CDS encoding MASE1 domain-containing protein: MLGLAVVYLLAGALGQKVVSVGNISPAWPPAGVALAALGVLGVSRWPGVFVGASLMAFLSGASAAAALGVGVGNTLAAVLGLGLLRWVGFDKGLERIRDVVALCAGAGALCLGVSAVVGTASLVLGGRVPWSSLAAGLRVWWVGDLMGVLVVAPPLMLFRRWAWPRRGGEAVVLASLTTVLGGAIFFMPELPHSAAHAATFLLFPMSAWAALRFGPRGAAAATLCISAASIVGTARGHGPFATDDLTQDLLVLQLFIATNAVTGLLLAAASTERQRAIGQLQLLGTTVRSVHEGVLIAEVRGGGALRTVFANQALCSLLGYRLEELVGQDPCALYGAQGPEFRQRTRQSLLAGEPVFAEVQLTRKEGDLVWSEVLLSPVRATGEDTTHFVATHRDISATKELQARLVAAERVAAVGTLAAGVGHEINNPLAYLVLNLEAAERGLTQGGMTGMREAMSSVRGALEGAERIRLIVRDLQVFSRQENQDRGLVDLNALVPPAVRIISHALRGRARLVEEFGPVPRVSGSEARLGQVLLNLLVNAMQAIPEGNPSLNEVRVRTSTDASGRARVDVVDSGAGIPAHVLPRIFEAFYTTKSSGEGTGLGLAICQQIVRAHGGELEVRSEPGRGSVFSVLLPPARVQAPAPPRPLPRVSPPQPPPGARRGRVLVVDDEPRLAQSMRLLLEPFHDVVTTTRGGEALALVDAGHRFDVILCDLQMPETDGAAVYQHLCAHAPDQAARVVFISGGAYTPESRAFIDSVPLRVLEKPVRPDVLMGTVDAALAAGAEPSGADASPAAAVGGARH, translated from the coding sequence ATGCTGGGCCTGGCCGTCGTGTATCTCCTGGCGGGCGCCCTGGGCCAGAAGGTGGTCAGCGTGGGCAACATCAGCCCGGCCTGGCCTCCCGCGGGCGTGGCGCTGGCGGCGCTGGGGGTGCTGGGGGTGTCGCGCTGGCCCGGCGTCTTCGTGGGCGCGTCCCTCATGGCGTTCCTGTCGGGCGCCTCCGCCGCGGCCGCGCTTGGCGTGGGGGTGGGCAACACGCTGGCGGCGGTGCTCGGCCTGGGCCTGCTGCGGTGGGTGGGCTTCGACAAGGGGCTGGAGCGCATCCGCGACGTCGTCGCGCTGTGCGCGGGAGCGGGCGCCCTGTGCCTGGGCGTGAGCGCCGTCGTGGGCACCGCGAGCCTCGTGCTGGGCGGGCGGGTTCCCTGGAGCTCCCTGGCGGCGGGCCTGCGCGTGTGGTGGGTGGGGGACTTGATGGGTGTGCTGGTGGTGGCGCCGCCGCTGATGTTGTTCCGGCGCTGGGCGTGGCCACGGCGGGGCGGAGAGGCGGTGGTGCTGGCGAGCCTCACCACCGTGCTGGGGGGCGCCATCTTCTTCATGCCCGAGCTGCCGCACAGCGCGGCGCACGCGGCGACCTTCCTCCTCTTCCCCATGTCCGCCTGGGCGGCGCTGCGCTTCGGTCCCCGGGGCGCGGCGGCGGCCACGCTGTGCATCTCGGCCGCCTCCATCGTGGGCACCGCGCGGGGGCACGGGCCCTTCGCCACGGATGACCTGACGCAGGACCTGTTGGTGTTGCAGCTCTTCATCGCCACCAACGCCGTCACGGGGCTGCTGCTGGCGGCGGCGAGCACCGAGCGGCAGCGCGCCATCGGTCAGCTCCAGCTCCTGGGCACCACCGTGCGCAGCGTGCACGAAGGCGTCCTCATCGCCGAGGTCCGCGGTGGGGGCGCGCTGCGCACCGTGTTCGCCAACCAGGCCCTGTGCTCGCTGCTGGGGTACCGGCTGGAGGAGCTGGTGGGGCAGGACCCGTGCGCGCTCTACGGGGCGCAGGGGCCGGAGTTCCGCCAGCGCACGCGGCAGTCGCTGCTCGCGGGCGAGCCGGTGTTCGCGGAGGTGCAGTTGACGCGCAAGGAGGGCGACCTCGTGTGGAGCGAGGTGCTGCTGTCCCCGGTGCGCGCCACGGGCGAGGACACCACCCACTTCGTGGCCACCCACCGCGACATCTCCGCCACCAAGGAGCTCCAGGCCCGCCTGGTGGCCGCCGAGCGCGTGGCCGCGGTGGGGACGCTCGCGGCCGGCGTGGGGCACGAAATCAACAACCCGCTGGCCTACCTGGTGCTGAACCTGGAGGCCGCCGAGCGTGGCCTGACGCAGGGCGGGATGACGGGCATGCGCGAGGCGATGTCCAGCGTGCGGGGCGCGCTGGAGGGCGCCGAGCGCATCCGCCTCATCGTCCGGGACCTCCAGGTGTTCAGCCGGCAGGAGAACCAGGACCGGGGGCTGGTGGACCTCAACGCGCTGGTGCCGCCCGCGGTGCGCATCATCAGCCATGCGCTGCGCGGCCGCGCCCGGCTGGTGGAGGAGTTCGGGCCGGTGCCGCGCGTGTCGGGCAGCGAGGCCCGGCTGGGGCAGGTGCTGCTGAACCTGCTGGTGAACGCGATGCAGGCCATCCCGGAAGGCAACCCGTCGCTGAACGAGGTGCGCGTGCGCACCAGCACGGATGCCTCCGGGCGGGCCCGCGTGGACGTGGTGGACAGCGGCGCGGGGATTCCCGCGCACGTGCTGCCGCGCATCTTCGAGGCCTTCTACACCACCAAGTCCAGCGGGGAGGGCACCGGGCTGGGGCTCGCCATCTGCCAGCAGATTGTCCGCGCGCATGGGGGCGAGCTGGAGGTCCGCAGTGAGCCCGGCCGGGGCTCCGTCTTCAGCGTGCTGCTGCCGCCCGCGCGGGTGCAGGCGCCCGCGCCGCCTCGGCCGTTGCCGCGCGTCAGCCCGCCGCAGCCGCCGCCCGGGGCCCGGCGCGGCCGGGTGCTGGTGGTGGACGACGAGCCGCGCCTCGCGCAGTCCATGCGGCTGCTGCTGGAGCCCTTCCATGACGTGGTCACCACCACGCGCGGCGGCGAGGCGCTGGCGCTGGTGGACGCGGGCCACCGCTTCGACGTCATCCTGTGTGACTTGCAGATGCCGGAGACGGACGGCGCCGCCGTCTACCAGCACCTGTGCGCCCATGCGCCGGACCAGGCCGCGCGGGTGGTGTTCATCTCCGGCGGGGCCTATACGCCGGAGTCCCGCGCGTTCATCGACTCCGTGCCCCTGCGGGTGCTGGAGAAGCCGGTCCGCCCGGACGTGCTCATGGGCACGGTGGACGCGGCCCTGGCGGCGGGAGCGGAGCCGAGCGGGGCAGACGCGTCACCCGCGGCGGCCGTCGGCGGCGCGCGTCACTGA
- a CDS encoding ExbD/TolR family protein: MAGGMDTGGGKGGKKSLDTSINLTAFIDLMAVTISFLIMTAVWTQIGRLQVSQAGGPSTEEEQQQEEQTKTVQLNLLITPTELRLSADQSAFEPIPLTKDAKGKTDLSKLVARFKELKAQLPDQSAITLQPEDKVRYEDLVRIIDECIGAGLPQVSVSAAMG; encoded by the coding sequence ATGGCCGGCGGAATGGACACAGGTGGAGGGAAAGGCGGCAAGAAGTCGCTCGACACCTCTATCAACCTCACGGCTTTCATCGACCTGATGGCGGTGACCATCAGCTTCCTCATCATGACGGCGGTCTGGACCCAGATTGGCCGGCTCCAGGTTTCGCAGGCGGGTGGCCCCTCCACGGAGGAGGAGCAGCAGCAGGAGGAGCAGACCAAGACGGTCCAACTCAACCTGCTCATCACGCCCACGGAGCTGCGGCTGTCCGCGGACCAGAGCGCCTTCGAGCCGATTCCCCTCACCAAGGACGCGAAGGGCAAGACGGACCTGTCCAAGCTGGTGGCGCGCTTCAAGGAACTGAAGGCGCAGCTTCCGGACCAGTCCGCCATCACCCTGCAGCCTGAAGACAAGGTCCGCTACGAGGACCTGGTCCGCATCATCGACGAGTGCATCGGCGCGGGGCTGCCCCAGGTGTCGGTGTCCGCGGCGATGGGCTAG
- a CDS encoding general secretion pathway protein GspE: MARKRIGELLLEQRAISVAQLEAGLAAHRKSGQRLGATLIAQGAITEATLAGALSQALGMQRVDLSATTPEWAAVHMLRARFCEQHDLFPIALESVGGRKQLVVAMSDPLNVTAVEEIEFTTGLKVSPRVAPLSTVRGAILRYYHKVPVAAPSATRPVAPARPAAKPVKAAPPAAAPPPEDDEEVIIGEELPPGEATQRTSLAELIRAREEQSRQKRGQGGAAKPKAAAANAGGVLDDLDYLFGQAREDPDRIEELERKFWALMRIMARKGLLTNEEFTRELDDEDKASGES, from the coding sequence ATGGCGAGGAAGCGCATTGGCGAGCTCCTGTTGGAGCAGCGGGCGATCAGCGTCGCCCAGCTCGAGGCGGGGCTCGCGGCTCACCGGAAATCAGGACAGCGGCTGGGGGCCACCCTCATCGCGCAGGGGGCGATCACGGAAGCGACGCTCGCGGGCGCGCTGAGCCAGGCCCTGGGCATGCAGCGGGTGGACCTCTCCGCCACCACGCCGGAGTGGGCGGCGGTGCACATGCTGCGCGCGCGCTTCTGCGAGCAGCACGACCTGTTCCCCATCGCGCTGGAGAGCGTGGGCGGCCGCAAGCAGCTCGTGGTGGCGATGAGTGATCCGCTCAACGTGACGGCGGTGGAGGAGATTGAGTTCACCACCGGCCTCAAGGTCAGCCCGCGCGTGGCGCCGCTGTCCACCGTGCGCGGCGCCATCCTCCGCTACTACCACAAGGTGCCCGTGGCGGCGCCCTCCGCCACCCGCCCCGTGGCGCCCGCCAGGCCCGCCGCGAAGCCGGTGAAGGCCGCGCCCCCCGCCGCGGCACCTCCGCCCGAGGACGACGAGGAGGTCATCATCGGCGAGGAGCTGCCGCCCGGCGAGGCGACGCAGCGCACGTCCCTGGCGGAGCTGATCCGCGCGCGTGAGGAGCAGAGCAGGCAGAAGCGCGGACAGGGCGGCGCCGCGAAGCCCAAGGCCGCCGCGGCGAACGCGGGCGGCGTGCTGGACGACCTGGACTACCTCTTCGGCCAGGCGCGCGAGGACCCTGACCGCATCGAGGAGCTGGAGCGGAAGTTCTGGGCGCTGATGCGCATCATGGCGCGCAAGGGCCTGCTGACGAACGAGGAGTTCACCCGCGAGCTGGACGACGAGGACAAGGCCAGCGGGGAGTCGTGA
- a CDS encoding bifunctional methionine sulfoxide reductase B/A protein, translated as MTTAPPSLARRFLPLALAALAALSACTQAHGAAPASPAPTIQDSRRYEKPSDAELRRTLSPLAYEVTQQGATEPAFRNPLWNHHEEGLYVDVVSGEPLFSSRDKFDSGTGWPSFTRPVDGARVVEKKDTTQGMERVEVRSKAAGSHLGHVFGDGPGPTKLRYCINSAALRFVSVNDLAKEGYGAWLPLFGRPAPAAAAKRPDASPFTETALLAGGCFWGMEDLLRKIPGVVRTEVGYTGGSSAFAKPTYRDVSSGKTGHAEAVRVVFDPTRLTYETLLEQWFFRMHDPTTLNRQGNDVGTQYRSAIFYLSDAQKRVAEAVKARVDASRKWPRPVVTQVVPATAFTPAEDYHQDYLVKNPGGYTCHYLRD; from the coding sequence ATGACCACCGCCCCCCCATCCCTGGCCCGCCGGTTCCTTCCGCTGGCCCTCGCGGCGCTGGCCGCGCTGTCCGCGTGCACCCAGGCCCACGGCGCCGCGCCCGCCTCGCCCGCCCCCACCATCCAGGACAGCCGCCGCTACGAGAAGCCCTCGGACGCCGAGCTGCGGCGCACGCTGTCCCCGCTGGCCTACGAGGTGACGCAGCAGGGCGCCACGGAGCCCGCCTTCCGCAACCCGCTGTGGAACCACCACGAAGAGGGCCTCTACGTGGACGTGGTGAGCGGCGAGCCCCTCTTCTCCTCGCGCGACAAGTTCGACTCCGGCACCGGCTGGCCCAGCTTCACGCGCCCCGTGGACGGCGCCCGCGTCGTCGAGAAGAAGGACACCACGCAGGGCATGGAGCGCGTGGAGGTGCGCTCGAAGGCCGCCGGCTCGCACCTGGGCCACGTCTTCGGGGACGGGCCCGGGCCCACGAAGCTGCGCTACTGCATCAACTCCGCGGCCCTGCGCTTCGTGTCCGTGAATGACCTGGCCAAGGAAGGCTATGGGGCGTGGCTGCCGCTCTTCGGCCGCCCTGCCCCGGCCGCCGCGGCGAAGCGGCCGGACGCGTCTCCCTTCACGGAGACGGCGCTGCTGGCGGGCGGGTGCTTCTGGGGCATGGAGGACCTGCTGCGCAAGATTCCGGGCGTCGTGCGGACAGAGGTCGGCTACACCGGCGGCTCCAGCGCGTTCGCGAAGCCCACGTACCGCGACGTGAGCTCGGGCAAGACGGGCCACGCCGAGGCCGTGCGCGTGGTGTTCGACCCCACCCGGCTGACGTACGAGACGCTGCTGGAGCAGTGGTTCTTCCGCATGCACGACCCGACGACGCTCAACCGCCAGGGCAACGACGTGGGCACGCAGTACCGCTCCGCCATCTTCTACCTGTCCGACGCCCAGAAGCGCGTGGCCGAGGCCGTGAAGGCGCGGGTGGACGCGTCCAGGAAGTGGCCCCGCCCCGTCGTGACGCAGGTTGTCCCCGCCACTGCCTTCACCCCCGCCGAGGACTATCACCAGGACTACCTGGTGAAGAACCCGGGCGGCTACACCTGCCACTACCTGCGCGACTGA
- a CDS encoding MotA/TolQ/ExbB proton channel family protein has product MNLASVTNLTVLANVGGPQRGFFEEVAMRWEAGQWGMYPIAACLIVALAIMVERSIILFGKASINKEAFLRGLKKHIYAGDLDKAINYVAGQKSTPLTNVIKAGLMNVPKGNDEVQAALDEASLRETPKIEARTGYLAMLGNAAMLAGLLGTVSGLIACFEAVANVNPADKATILANGISEAMNCTGFGLLTAIPALIAFSVLTGRTQSLINDINETSVSVLNLIVANKDKFKNLNVPTSARDDE; this is encoded by the coding sequence ATGAACCTGGCGTCTGTGACGAACCTGACCGTGCTGGCGAATGTCGGCGGCCCTCAGCGGGGCTTCTTCGAAGAAGTCGCCATGCGCTGGGAGGCCGGCCAGTGGGGTATGTACCCCATTGCCGCCTGCCTCATCGTGGCACTCGCCATCATGGTCGAGCGCAGCATCATCCTTTTCGGCAAGGCCTCCATCAACAAGGAAGCCTTCCTGCGCGGCCTGAAGAAGCACATCTACGCCGGTGACCTGGACAAGGCCATCAACTACGTGGCCGGCCAGAAGTCCACGCCGCTGACCAACGTCATCAAGGCCGGCCTGATGAACGTTCCGAAGGGCAACGACGAGGTCCAGGCCGCGCTCGACGAGGCCAGCCTCCGCGAGACGCCGAAGATTGAAGCCCGCACCGGCTACCTGGCCATGCTCGGCAACGCGGCGATGCTCGCCGGGCTGCTCGGGACGGTGTCCGGTCTCATCGCCTGCTTCGAGGCCGTGGCCAACGTGAACCCGGCCGACAAGGCGACCATTCTCGCCAACGGTATCTCCGAGGCCATGAACTGCACCGGCTTCGGTCTGCTCACGGCCATCCCGGCGCTGATCGCCTTCTCCGTGCTGACGGGCCGCACGCAGAGCCTCATCAACGACATCAACGAGACCAGCGTCTCCGTCCTCAACCTCATCGTGGCCAACAAGGACAAGTTCAAGAACCTGAACGTCCCCACGTCGGCCCGCGACGACGAGTAG
- a CDS encoding ExbD/TolR family protein — MAIQVPGKRYGKRLQHSKVFGHGATAKKSGYSDLLITPLVDMFIIIVLFLIANFSATGEVLMMTKDIELPEAVNVQEVEMHPVVMVSGEQISVSGTIIGRVEDFTKDEYLNIPSLEEKLRDMKKQYEDLHSMAQDTANTFKGDINIQAHKDVEYSIIKRVMFSCATAGYNNINFAVITAGGGDAEKEASAKATP, encoded by the coding sequence ATGGCCATTCAGGTTCCAGGCAAGCGATACGGCAAGCGGCTCCAGCACTCCAAGGTGTTCGGGCACGGCGCGACCGCGAAGAAGAGCGGTTACTCCGACCTGCTCATCACCCCGCTGGTCGACATGTTCATCATCATCGTGCTCTTCCTCATCGCGAACTTCTCCGCGACGGGCGAGGTGCTGATGATGACCAAGGACATCGAGCTTCCCGAGGCGGTCAACGTCCAGGAAGTGGAGATGCACCCCGTGGTGATGGTCTCCGGCGAGCAGATCAGCGTCTCCGGCACCATCATTGGCCGGGTGGAGGACTTCACCAAGGACGAGTACCTCAACATCCCGTCGCTGGAGGAGAAGCTCCGCGACATGAAGAAGCAGTACGAGGACCTCCACTCCATGGCGCAGGACACGGCCAACACCTTCAAGGGCGACATCAACATCCAGGCCCACAAGGACGTGGAGTACTCCATCATCAAGCGGGTGATGTTCAGCTGCGCCACGGCGGGCTACAACAACATCAACTTCGCGGTGATTACGGCCGGTGGCGGTGACGCTGAGAAGGAAGCCAGCGCCAAGGCCACCCCGTAG
- a CDS encoding putative glycolipid-binding domain-containing protein, with product MNAEVSHHGIRALVWRRLLSPGSEYFELRARPEGWVLAGSVVFVDGGLPHFVEYTVTTNAAWETQTVHVLRRNGDGEARLQLRVDGERRWWKGDEEVAHLRGCPDIDVACTPSTNTLPIRRLGLAVGQAADVRAAWLRIPSLALEVLPQRYTRLAETRYRYESNGGRFVAEVDVDADGVVTHYPPGWERVAVTGG from the coding sequence ATGAACGCCGAGGTATCGCATCACGGGATTCGCGCGTTGGTCTGGCGGCGGTTGCTGTCTCCCGGCAGTGAGTACTTCGAGCTGCGAGCGCGTCCAGAGGGCTGGGTGCTCGCGGGCTCGGTGGTGTTCGTGGATGGCGGGCTGCCGCACTTCGTGGAGTACACCGTCACCACCAACGCGGCGTGGGAGACGCAGACGGTCCACGTGCTGCGGCGCAACGGAGACGGCGAGGCCCGGCTCCAGCTCCGCGTGGACGGGGAGCGGCGCTGGTGGAAGGGCGACGAAGAGGTGGCCCACCTCCGGGGCTGCCCGGACATCGACGTGGCGTGCACGCCGTCCACCAACACGCTGCCCATCCGCCGGCTCGGGCTGGCCGTGGGACAGGCGGCGGACGTGCGCGCCGCGTGGCTTCGCATCCCGAGCCTCGCGCTGGAGGTGCTGCCCCAGCGCTACACGCGGCTGGCCGAGACGCGCTACCGCTACGAGAGCAACGGCGGCCGCTTCGTCGCGGAGGTGGACGTCGACGCGGATGGGGTGGTGACCCACTATCCGCCTGGCTGGGAGCGCGTCGCCGTCACCGGGGGATGA